The nucleotide sequence AACTGAAGTCAAATACTCAGGGAGTCAAGGtaaaaggctgtttttctgccCAAGGAAAAATCTTTCAATGCTGAACGGGAAGGTCAGACTGTCCAGCTAATGAATGGCCTCGATTCAAGCCCCTGTGACTATAAGAACCTGCCTACAGTGCCTTTGAGCAAAACAGTGAATCATCACGAGCTCTAGGGAAACTGCCCTGATATTGAGAGCAAGACAAGGAATCCAGAGTGTCTTAAATCAACAAACCAAAAAGTGGAATGTGTCTATACAATTTAAATTGGCTTTAGGTTTTTCCTTAAATCAAACCATTGATTGTGCCATGTGTCATACTATCTATCTTATCTTCTATGTAATATCTGAGACTGCAATGGCTCTCcattttgttattaatatttttaacaacCACAGAAGACTATTCAAAAGCTGCAACTGCCCCCTGGGCTGGACTTTTAATATCACTGGCCAAAGGCCTCCTTTATTTAGTCCAAACAGCGCATTAAGTGATGGACATGAGGGAGAATATCCCAATCTTAATATAAAAGCTGTAATGCTTATTTGAGGAAGCCATTAGGAATTAGGAAGATACAAACAACTGTAGAAAGACCTTGCAGATAATCAGAAAACAGGTGGTTGTGCAAAGACCACCTTTATCTACTTATATCTAATATATTTGATAATCAAACATGTGAACGTTATTTGCCTaatctgctgccatcttgtTGTCTGTCTTGATGAGTCTTATGCTATTCTTCCTtgcacattttttcatttactttctgAGCATAGATTGTAGCTAACTACCATGTGTATAATGTGATATTATTTACTGGTGCATGTATGAATGTAggactatctatctatctagataataataataaactgataATAGGCCTCTGTTGAAAGATGATGCATAACCTcaaacttttatattttttatattatagtcatttttattttttcatatttttgtttacagTAGGCCATTTATTTGTAGGATTACCTCAATCTATATTACGACAGCTCCATCTAGTGTTCATCCGTTAGAACGTTCGGTTTCATTTGTCCCGCCCAGTCTCCAATTCTATTGGCTCAAGATCTTTTAACGTCGATCATGTTCTGCTTTCCCATTGGCTCGATGATGTGTCCATCACACCAGTTTACGTAAGCGTAACCAGCCACTACAAAGATGGAGGACGATAGCTCAGATTTGAGCAGACCACAAATTTACTTATTTGGTGAGCTCGCTTATTCTGATGAACCTAATATTGTAGGTCGCACAATCAGTTTTACTGCCATGTTATCATGCACAAATagccatttaacatttttagctGGAGGAAGTTAGCTAAATAGCTGGCTAAACTGCCTGCCCCTTCTCGCGCCAATTCAGCTCTTTTGTTAGCTAGGTCGAGCAAGGCAGCGAGATGCATAGCTGTAGCAAAGAGTAAACCCCCGCATTTCAAACTGtttaatgcatgtgtgtatgttgttcaAGATAAGTGCAAACATAGCGTTAGTTACACGTTGCACTTATCGTTTTCTCTAGGTTGTACCCTCAAATCGGACAAACGGGAGTTCAGAGTTGACGTACAAGACGATGATACGGAGCAAcagctgtcactcaaagcagtaAGGAAGACGCCTTCCATTGCATTCAGAATAACTATTCCTGCCAAACAATGCGGCTGTAACGCATGTTTCAAAGGGAAAGATCATAAGGGTTAAATATATGAAGCGTTAGTGTAAGTCATCCCTACTTGTGTTGCTacatctgtctgcctctctgtcaaTTCCAGTTTGCTTTACTGGCATGACATGTAAAGACATCcgtgttgccaaagcatgtcACAGAAAATCGTggacaaagaaaacaatggttattaaaatacaaataactaTAGAACTATAACCATATATGCTATATAAGAGAACTATCTACAGTGAACATTAAAGAAATTCATCATCCAGTGTGCCCTATGTTCATGTGTTCAACCGGGCGGAAACCGACTTCTTCATAATATTTCTCTATCCtgtatttatgcacatacttcatatcctgcacttgcttattgcacttttggttagacctaaacggcatttcgttgccttgtacttgtacatgtgtaatgacaataaagttgaatctaatcttaTGCTCCTCAGATTTACATCCAGTCTGATTGTAAAAATACAGGGCAGGTCAAAATCCATATATGTTAATTTCATACAGTAAacgttttatacattttttttcatgtgcGTATTTCCTGTGGCAGGAGGTATTCTTGTTCTTCCCCGATAGaatataatgtttttcattACTAGGCAGGGTCATAAAGCCTGGAAAAGCTTTTTCAAACTTTGATAGATTTAATATTTTGGACGCATATAGTTATTGTCTTATATTTTGATGTCCAGGTGACAGTGGTTACAGAGATGTTCTTTTGGGGGTTTCCATGATTTCTTATAGCAAGATCTTTTGATCGGAATAGTTAGATAGTTATTATAGCTGCTGctaattattatgttttatttattattttttgattttttattaatcaataaCTCTTTAATCTATCAAATGTAAAACGTAATAAAAATTACCAGAGACCAAATGAATGTCTTAAATGTATTGTAAGAAACTTGTTAACCCTAAAATTAGTCTGGGCTCTAATTTTAACAGCTGaactctgaaaatgttttggtacCTTTACTGGGAAAATGGCTTAAACAGCTAATATTTTATCATCCAATTAGTTAATCAACAGATTGTTTCAACACTTATAGTAATGAGATCATTATTAATCAGTCAAACTGGAACTGGAGTATTCAACTGGCCATTACCAGTCATTTCAGAAATTTAGACTCTTACTGAAGGCAATATCTTCCTAGAAAACTTGAATTTTCCTGGTGCATCAGGTCAGACAAAAGGTATCAGGAGCAACGTTAGCCTGATGATGCCAAGACATGGAGGTGGTGTTGTATAGAGTCAGCTGTGCTGCTTTTCCAGGTGTGTCTGGGAGCCGAGGCTGAGGATAAGTTCCACATGGTTGAAGTCGAGGGCCTCACTTATGATGGAAAAACGACCAAAGTGCCACTGGTTGTCCTGAAACCGTCCATCCTGCCCTCTGTGAGTGAACGCCATAACTGACAGGATTTTGTGAAGTATTTAAGGACTTACTCAATGATATATAAGTAAAGAAAATGCGTATCTATTAGGCAATATGTATAATCTATAATGTCTagttttgtaattttcttttttttttagtaacagtaaaagtaaagtgGCTTTCAGCCTCTTTCGTGcttaataaaatgacaaaaaacgaAAGGAAACTCATTCATACCGTGGATGGTAGAGAAATCTGTAGTGAAGAACATAAATGCAAATGGTATATTAACAattattaaattgtttattttgttgctataattgtctttttcttgtCCAGATGAGTTTAGGTGGATTTGAGATCACACCTCCAGTTACCTTCCGTCTCCAGTCCGGCTCTGGACCAGTTCACATCAGCGGGCAGCATTTTGTTAGTGAGTATTAATGCTAGGCTGCTAGGGCTActattgactttttttcttctagaattacagacatacacatacaaattaTGACTCATGTTACAGTTCACCATTATTGAAATGAAGCGCTTACCTACTCCACACTGTCAAAAGTCAGTCAAAAGTAGCAAGTTAGCTCCACCTACCTTGACAGCCTCATTTTACagacacataaaacatacagtaaaatggtatggactgtacttatatagcgcctttctagtctcaaagcgctgcaactacatatcacattcaccccattcacacactgatggcagaactgctcatcaaagtaactaatcattcacacaccgaaggcacagccctcggggtTCAGTGTCCAGCccacatgtgggctgggggaagccgggatcgaaccgacgaccttccgattggtggccACAGTCGCTAATCATATTTCATAAGCCTTTCATTTTAGGGTGAACCTGTTACTTTAAGACTTGCTTATGCAATTTGTTTTGGTGGGAAAGGACAAATGAATAACTGGAAAACAAGTTTTTTACTGTGACTAATCGTAAATGGTGATTTAAAAATAGCTTTGCTTCTAATACTACTACATTGATTCATAAGGAGATAAATTTTTGTCTTCCATTGTTAGAATTTTAGCATTTCACTGATTCACTGATAAGTATCACTCTCTGTTTCCAACAATGTTTAAAAGTCCATACAAGGGCTGTCCACGTAAATCTAAGTTAAACAGAATTCATCACTATGCAGTGCCAGTAACCAGTGTTTGCTTTGTAGGTGTGAAGGATtcagaggatgaagaagaggagaacaACAGCTCACCAGTGAAGAGGCCTGCAAGCCTGATGTCGGGGATGAAGCCTCCATTGGTATCCACCTCAGTGTGTTCTTTGAATTCATTTGGCTACAGAGCTGCCTTCAACTCTGAAGGAAAATTATCCCAAAGAAAGAGTTTTAATCTTagtaaaattgtgtttttgaccAAATGATGATTCATTTTCCTTGTAGAAAAAACTGAAGATGGATTCTGACAATGATGAAGACGACAGCGACGAGGATGATGagtatgtttttgtaattcagAATTTTTTCAGTCATTGGGCATGCCTAAAAAATACCACATTTATCGGCCTAAAATTTTAGTTAGATGCacaaataatataacattttcattcagaGACAAGTCTGTCAGGTTGCTTAACGTTTCTTTCCCTCGTGTTTGTAgcgatgatgaagatgatgacagtgatgaaaatgatgtgaagcCTCAGAAGAATGTTGGAAAAGAGCTCAAAAAAGTAAGCCTGGTCtgttatttgttcattttataaataatatcaaaaatgtacttgcaaaaaaatgttgacagtaGCTGCAGGATACTGTAGAGCAGAGGTTTTCAAGCTGTGAGGCGTACCTCCCCAGTGGGGCACACAGACAtgttacacatatttttaaattcttgaCTTACGCGTTCCAATGATTATCTCATTCCAATGCCCAATATATTATCCTTTACATCAAATGCAGCACTATACTTGGGTTTCTTAGAAGCAAACAACACCCATTATTAAGAACTTGCAATATCACCAATCTATGACTTACATGACCCAGTGTGACCAACATGACATTAAATCTGAATTTATTGAAAATACAACATGCCATCCTAGAGCTTCTGTGTAGCAGTTTATTGATGCTCTCAGTTTGATTATTTACTCAGTTTGGTTCATCTGGGCAGGTGAACCAAGGTCAAACATTAATTTGTGGAGTAGATTCAATGTGTTTGAAGTGCTTCCAATCCCCTGTTGTCCACCAGGTGTCAGGGTAGCCAAGGGCTTGCCCTTTTTTGAGTAAAAGAAATTTCTCTGTGTTGCTGCAGTCTGCCCACTCCCCTTTTGTTTCTACCACATCATTTAAACTCCCACAGACTGTATCCTATAGTGGCATTTCATTTCAGCAGGCCCTTCCCATTCCTGCACTCACTGACCGTCCACCTTTTTGTATGAGACAAAACATGGAACTTTTTCATCCTGTTCGCTCATGTACCCACCTGTTTTCCACGAGTAAAACACAGGGTCTGTGTCGCGTAATGATTGGATTTCTCCTCTGTAATCTGCTTGAATTCTCACTGTCTCACCAAACACGACGGCACTATGTTATcctatacatacacacacacgtgcatgcacacacacgtacacacatgcatgcaaacacacactcacactcaaaggtatgtacacacactgtagacTGTACACTTAAATGTGTAAGTACACATGCATACTtgcaaaaatgcacacagtCTGCAAACATTAataacacatatatacagtacatacgcagagaagcacacacacacacacacacacacacacacacacaccagttatGGGAAACATCTTCCCCCATTTTTCTGTAACACTGCATATCTTTGTCCCTCTGTCATCCCACTGTTAATATGATTGCTCCTTTTTATCGTCTCTCATACCATTTCAGCTTTGCACCTGGCCTTTGCCTTTGAACACTTGTTTTGCGTGTTACCGCAATCATTTTCAagtgtgtgggtgcatgtgtgtatctgccTCATTTTTACATCGGTGTCTGTTTgtgatttccttttttcttttttttttaaaacacgcTATCCCAGTGCAAACTGTGCCAGGCAAAAGATCAAAGCAGGGCAGATGCGCATACCTGCGACGTGAGCGCCGATCCTTGCCTCAGGGTCAGATGACAGCTGAGCATTTCTGTCACCTGTTGATTTATTCTGTTGTCTTCTCGTCCAATTCCTCCACCTCATGCACCCCGTAACCCTCCCCTCCGTGACCTTAATCCTTTTCTTCACCCTTCTTGTCTTTAGCTCCATAGCTATACTGTCTCATTCTTTAATAATGAAAGCACAAAACTCTAGAAAGTACGGCTGGGagcaattattatttttttgactGCTAACTAGTCAATAGgtcaatatacatttttttcttctttttttggtaTCAAACCTTGTTActgttaattaaaatgtattcgTAGCATTGTGTATGGAAATGTGGCATCAAATGCTTGGTCTGCTTCTTAATCTAGTTCACttgttctttgatcagatatttttGATCTAAACAGGAAATCGGGAACATTGCTAAATTTAGACTGTCAGAGTTCTAGGATGGCTGCTTGTGTTAAACAACATTATTAAGTATTAAATAAGTATCTTTTCTGTTCCTGAAACTCATTACATGCTGACACCGGTATCGACAGATTTCCATGCCCTAATCAGACCTGGATTTTAGGTTCAGTTAAAATCGACACAGGCACACTTTCAGCTGAAAGTGATTTTTTGGTCAcatgatttttatgttttttgccCTTTGTGAAGAGCAAACACGTTTATGGAGTAATTTTCAATTCTGATTTGGACCACATTGGATGCACATTGCCAGTGTTAGCAttaagaacaaaacacaaccaatgttaagaaaaggaaaaagaaaatagctGAGTTAAGTTTTATTTGAGAAAACTCCTTTGTTTAGTCAAAAACTGGCAAAAAGACATGTAGTTTGTCTTTCAGACAAGCACTGGCTGCCTTTACACTACAGAAACCTTGCCAGGAACAGTTCTCTAGGAGCTCTGGTACTTTACCTGCATTTCATTTGAAGAAATCAACTTTGGCTCCTGGGTTACAGTACTTTGCTCCCCAGGTAGAACTTTCCGATGACCCAGAAACGTGGAATGGGAGTTTGCAGCGCTGAACATCTCAGACTGCTCCAGCACAAGCCTTGAGACTGCAAACAGTTATGTAGCTGACTTCCCAACTAGTCTAAAACATAACAAGATAAAGACACCAAGTGGGATTAAGAGAGTCAGTGAATGATTGAAACTTTATTTGCTAATTGTGTCAATGTGGTTATCTGCTAAAGGAGTCAAATAAGCAGATCTTCACTACGACAGAGACAGGTGTCTAACCTTTATGACAAATCTTTCTACTTCTGAACTTCTCCATTTTAATGTCTCCATCCAAACATCACATGAACACTTTCTAGACTTTTAGCGGTGTACTTCACTTTGTGGTAGAAGCAAAGTGATTTAAATCATTGTGTTATAATAAACACAGAAAGGACGGTGGCAGAAATCCAAGGAAATAACATCTCATGTAAAAATCTGACTTGCCGACTTCAAAATACCTATCAGGTATACCACTCAGGTGCATCTATGAAGGATTTTTGAAGAAAGCACAATGTTTCCCTACTTGATTGGGTTCTGTCCTTCGTGTATTAATATCCCTCtgatttggggaaaaaaaagctttgcaaCCACACTGGAACAGCCTTACAGCATCTTGTATTATCAGGCATTGCTTTAGGAAATAACATGTGTAATTGCCTTGTAACAGTTATGTCAACACAGGCAATTACACTTCTAGCCCATTCCAAGGTGAATACCAGTGATTGCAAGGAAAGGGTTGGTGCTCAGGAAATGCAGGTACTTGCCTTGGCTATTACAAGGTAATTACACAGGTGACTGAGACCAATGGAAAACTGACAGGAAGGCCTCCAGTGTGGAGAAGAACAATGACAGGTTATTTGGGTACTAAGTATCTTATCAGTTACAAATTACCAAGTATGTCTAGTGCTTCCTCCGTAATTTCATAAAGCGCTGGTGCTTGAagataatttcagttttggttACATATCATCCCCGATTTAGTTGCAGTTATATTTTTAGTACAGCCTGCAGATGGACAAacccagtgttgtgcaagttcacacttcacaagagctagcttaaagctcagttcacacagattaaaatgaactagttcatagttcacaattttgaattttgaactaaattcacagtaccaaaaaatgaactagttcacaaATGTTCATTTCTTccgtttttttctttcctttttccaaaattctgtgagtttgacttgggtggaggaactttgcggctgttggctcgtcttACCCTTTAGTGATTTCTTGTGAttatcattcactcgcagatatttcccaagactggtcagatgcttcagctcgttgtgttgtttcaaaaatctgtgacccattagattctgtgacccattctgtgacccaaaacaccggcatgcCAGGTGCCATAAAACACAGTGCTTGAGCTCACATTCATTAGCAGCAAACAGATACGTTCAGTTCgccgttcaccaaaaacatgagcatgttcAATGAACAGTGCTCTTTGAGTGCATTCATGCACAAGACTGGACATACCTTTAGTCTGAGatactttaattaattaattaattcaaacctttatttaagCCTTGAAACTCATTGAGGTTTCCGTCATTTGCAATATGAGAATATTGAGATACAGAGAAATGCACagttaaacaaatcaaaagagGAGAAGACTCAGTGAAAACAATTGCACACTGAGGTGAAGTGGTTTGAAATCATCATCTTGAATTGTCCAGGGATAGGGATCTCCGGTAAT is from Siniperca chuatsi isolate FFG_IHB_CAS linkage group LG8, ASM2008510v1, whole genome shotgun sequence and encodes:
- the npm1b gene encoding nucleophosmin 1b isoform X1, coding for MEDDSSDLSRPQIYLFGCTLKSDKREFRVDVQDDDTEQQLSLKAVCLGAEAEDKFHMVEVEGLTYDGKTTKVPLVVLKPSILPSMSLGGFEITPPVTFRLQSGSGPVHISGQHFVSVKDSEDEEEENNSSPVKRPASLMSGMKPPLVSTSKKLKMDSDNDEDDSDEDDDDDEDDDSDENDVKPQKNVGKELKKSPASTPKKPNKTPVKQNGPAEKPSGSAVKQQIKLIYFFKTPAPAKDKPQAGPSKSPSLPEIKSKLSTAAKEGKPLPKTEQKFENFVRSSFKISDKKVVKDLWSFVQTLKIEKK
- the npm1b gene encoding nucleophosmin 1b isoform X3 produces the protein MEDDSSDLSRPQIYLFGCTLKSDKREFRVDVQDDDTEQQLSLKAVCLGAEAEDKFHMVEVEGLTYDGKTTKVPLVVLKPSILPSMSLGGFEITPPVTFRLQSGSGPVHISGQHFVSVKDSEDEEEENNSSPVKRPASLMSGMKPPLVSTSKKLKMDSDNDEDDSDEDDDDDEDDDSDENDVKPQKNVGKELKKSPASTPKKPNKTPVKQNGPAEKPSGSAVKQQIKTPAPAKDKPQAGPSKSPSLPEIKSKLSTAAKEGKPLPKTEQKFENFVRSSFKISDKKVVKDLWSFVQTLKIEKK
- the npm1b gene encoding nucleophosmin 1b isoform X4: MEDDSSDLSRPQIYLFGCTLKSDKREFRVDVQDDDTEQQLSLKAVCLGAEAEDKFHMVEVEGLTYDGKTTKVPLVVLKPSILPSMSLGGFEITPPVTFRLQSGSGPVHISGQHFVSVKDSEDEEEENNSSPVKRPASLMSGMKPPLKKLKMDSDNDEDDSDEDDDDDEDDDSDENDVKPQKNVGKELKKSPASTPKKPNKTPVKQNGPAEKPSGSAVKQQIKTPAPAKDKPQAGPSKSPSLPEIKSKLSTAAKEGKPLPKTEQKFENFVRSSFKISDKKVVKDLWSFVQTLKIEKK
- the npm1b gene encoding nucleophosmin 1b isoform X2, with translation MEDDSSDLSRPQIYLFGCTLKSDKREFRVDVQDDDTEQQLSLKAVCLGAEAEDKFHMVEVEGLTYDGKTTKVPLVVLKPSILPSMSLGGFEITPPVTFRLQSGSGPVHISGQHFVSVKDSEDEEEENNSSPVKRPASLMSGMKPPLKKLKMDSDNDEDDSDEDDDDDEDDDSDENDVKPQKNVGKELKKSPASTPKKPNKTPVKQNGPAEKPSGSAVKQQIKLIYFFKTPAPAKDKPQAGPSKSPSLPEIKSKLSTAAKEGKPLPKTEQKFENFVRSSFKISDKKVVKDLWSFVQTLKIEKK